A window of the Pseudomonas furukawaii genome harbors these coding sequences:
- a CDS encoding alpha/beta fold hydrolase family protein translates to MLCRQLATLLGGLAFCAHLLAANPDAESYGFPITNPFEATIATTPPDLRSPVPADSDIDQADYAMQLRPERENALPENFWPVKKLRYRLARQQGPAPLVFIIAGTGGHYSSTHAENLKKLFYGAGYHVVQLSSPSSYDFMAAASRHATPGLSSEDADDLYRVMQAVRAQHPGLPITDYHLTGYSLGALQAAFVSHLDETRRSFNFKRVLLLNPPVNLYTSVTNLDRLVQTRVKGVDDATTFYQVVLGKLTRYFQQKGYIDLNDALLFDFQESRQRLSNEQMAMLIGTSFRFSASDIAFTSDLINHRGLITPVDYPINEGTSLTPFYKRALQCDFDCYMTEQLIPFWRARYDGGSVNQLINQVSLYALENYLKQTPKIAVMHNADDVILGPGDLGFLRRTFGDRLTVYPHGGHCGNLNYRVNGDAMLEFFRG, encoded by the coding sequence ATGCTATGTCGTCAACTTGCCACCCTGCTGGGTGGCCTGGCCTTCTGTGCGCACCTGCTGGCCGCGAACCCGGATGCGGAGAGCTACGGCTTCCCCATCACCAACCCGTTCGAGGCGACCATCGCCACCACGCCGCCGGACCTGCGCAGCCCGGTGCCGGCGGACAGCGACATCGACCAGGCCGACTACGCCATGCAACTGCGTCCGGAGCGGGAGAACGCACTGCCGGAGAACTTCTGGCCGGTGAAGAAGCTGCGCTATCGCCTGGCACGGCAGCAGGGGCCCGCGCCCCTGGTGTTCATCATCGCGGGCACCGGCGGCCACTACTCCAGCACCCACGCCGAGAACCTGAAGAAGCTGTTCTATGGCGCCGGCTACCATGTGGTGCAACTGTCCTCGCCAAGCAGCTACGACTTCATGGCTGCGGCGTCACGCCACGCCACCCCCGGACTGTCCAGCGAAGACGCCGATGACCTCTACCGGGTCATGCAGGCGGTGCGGGCCCAGCACCCCGGCCTGCCGATAACGGATTACCACCTCACCGGCTACAGCCTTGGCGCCCTCCAGGCCGCCTTCGTCAGCCACCTCGACGAGACCCGCCGCAGCTTCAACTTCAAGCGCGTGCTGCTGCTCAACCCGCCGGTGAACCTCTACACCTCGGTGACCAACCTGGACCGCCTGGTGCAGACCCGGGTCAAGGGCGTGGACGACGCCACCACCTTCTACCAGGTGGTGCTGGGCAAACTGACGCGCTACTTCCAGCAGAAGGGCTACATCGACCTGAACGACGCCCTGCTGTTCGACTTCCAGGAGTCCAGGCAGCGCCTGTCCAACGAGCAGATGGCGATGCTGATCGGCACCTCCTTCCGCTTTTCCGCCTCGGACATCGCCTTCACCTCCGACCTGATCAACCACCGTGGCCTGATCACGCCGGTGGACTACCCCATCAACGAAGGCACCAGCCTGACGCCCTTCTACAAACGCGCCCTGCAATGCGACTTCGACTGCTACATGACCGAGCAGTTGATCCCGTTCTGGCGTGCCCGCTACGACGGCGGCAGCGTGAACCAGCTGATCAACCAGGTCAGCCTCTACGCCCTGGAGAACTACCTGAAGCAGACGCCGAAGATCGCCGTGATGCACAACGCCGACGATGTGATTCTCGGGCCGGGCGACCTGGGCTTCCTGCGCCGGACCTTCGGCGACCGCCTCACCGTCTACCCCCACGGCGGCCACTGCGGCAACCTCAACTACCGCGTCAACGGCGACGCCATGCTGGAGTTCTTCCGTGGCTAA
- a CDS encoding glycoside hydrolase family 17 protein, giving the protein MSQNARFPALPYLASFLVATVALIGLWYGLGKPVVLPDAATPEHKLQCASYSPFDKDQSPFDQPFVLRPERMDADLALLATRFHCVRTYSMTGLEAIPDLARKHGLKLMLGAWVNGNPTDNRKEIEALVKAANANPDVVQSVIVGNETLLRKEVTGAQLAQLIGEVKAQVKQPVTYADVWEFWLKHPEVAPAVDFITIHLLPYWEDDPAGIDQALRHVGEIRQVFGNRFAPKEIFIGETGWPSEGRQRETAVPSRVNEAKFIRGFVAMAEQNGWGYNLIEAFDQPWKRASEGAVGGYWGLFDADRQEKGVLAGPVSNLPAWPLWLSLSGAIFLASLALAGRPASARAAFALPLLAAIGAASIGLWAELAWVTSRFVGEWAWAAFLVALNLVVLAHGALALSARDGGRARLFAWLDARGGWWLAAAGFAGAVLMLGLVFDARYRSFPSAALLLPALVYLFRPVAAPRREIALLAVLVGAGIVPQLYEETLGNLQAIGWAAVSTLLLAALWRSLRVRA; this is encoded by the coding sequence ATGAGTCAGAACGCCCGCTTTCCTGCACTCCCCTACCTCGCCTCCTTCCTCGTTGCCACCGTCGCCCTCATCGGCCTCTGGTACGGCCTGGGCAAACCGGTGGTCCTGCCCGACGCCGCCACCCCCGAGCACAAGCTGCAGTGCGCCTCCTACAGCCCGTTCGACAAGGACCAGTCGCCCTTCGACCAGCCCTTCGTGCTGCGTCCCGAACGCATGGATGCCGACCTGGCGCTGCTGGCGACCCGCTTCCACTGCGTGCGCACCTATTCCATGACCGGCCTGGAAGCGATTCCGGACCTGGCCCGCAAGCACGGTCTCAAGCTGATGCTCGGTGCCTGGGTGAACGGCAACCCGACGGACAACCGGAAAGAGATCGAGGCGCTGGTCAAGGCCGCCAACGCCAACCCGGATGTGGTGCAGTCGGTGATCGTGGGCAACGAGACCCTGCTGCGCAAGGAGGTCACCGGCGCCCAGCTGGCCCAGCTGATCGGCGAGGTCAAGGCCCAGGTGAAGCAGCCGGTCACCTACGCCGACGTCTGGGAGTTCTGGCTCAAGCACCCGGAAGTCGCGCCGGCCGTGGACTTCATCACCATCCACCTGCTGCCCTACTGGGAGGACGACCCGGCCGGCATCGACCAGGCCCTGCGCCACGTCGGCGAGATCCGCCAGGTGTTCGGCAACCGTTTCGCACCCAAGGAGATCTTCATCGGCGAAACCGGCTGGCCCAGTGAGGGCCGGCAGCGGGAAACCGCAGTGCCCAGCCGGGTCAACGAGGCGAAGTTCATCCGTGGTTTCGTCGCCATGGCCGAGCAGAACGGCTGGGGCTACAACCTGATCGAGGCCTTCGACCAGCCCTGGAAGCGCGCCAGCGAAGGCGCCGTGGGCGGTTACTGGGGCCTGTTCGACGCCGATCGCCAGGAGAAAGGCGTGCTCGCCGGCCCGGTCAGCAATCTGCCGGCCTGGCCCCTCTGGCTGTCGCTTTCCGGCGCGATCTTCCTCGCCAGCCTTGCGCTAGCAGGTCGCCCCGCGTCCGCCCGTGCGGCCTTCGCACTGCCCCTGCTGGCCGCGATCGGCGCCGCCAGCATCGGCCTCTGGGCCGAGCTGGCCTGGGTCACCAGCCGCTTTGTCGGCGAATGGGCCTGGGCCGCCTTCCTGGTGGCGCTGAACCTGGTGGTGCTGGCCCATGGCGCCCTGGCGCTGTCCGCCCGCGACGGCGGTCGCGCTCGCCTGTTCGCCTGGCTGGACGCCCGTGGCGGCTGGTGGCTCGCCGCCGCCGGTTTCGCCGGCGCGGTACTGATGCTGGGCCTGGTGTTCGACGCCCGCTACCGCAGCTTCCCCAGCGCGGCCCTGCTGCTGCCGGCCCTGGTCTACCTGTTCCGCCCGGTGGCAGCGCCGCGTCGCGAGATCGCGCTGCTGGCGGTCCTGGTAGGCGCCGGCATCGTCCCGCAGCTCTACGAGGAAACCCTCGGCAACCTCCAGGCCATCGGCTGGGCGGCGGTCAGCACCCTGCTGCTGGCGGCGCTCTGGCGTAGCCTGCGGGTACGCGCCTGA
- a CDS encoding DUF2061 domain-containing protein, giving the protein MLKTVTFTLMHFCIAFGVAYALTGSIAVGGLVAAVEPLCNSVGFYFHEKIWKRFEKAGTPAREIPKHAWLHHHA; this is encoded by the coding sequence ATGCTCAAGACCGTCACCTTCACCCTCATGCACTTCTGCATCGCCTTCGGCGTCGCCTACGCCCTGACCGGCAGCATTGCGGTGGGCGGCCTGGTCGCGGCGGTCGAGCCCCTGTGCAACTCGGTGGGTTTCTACTTCCACGAGAAAATCTGGAAGCGCTTCGAGAAGGCCGGGACGCCTGCGCGGGAGATCCCGAAGCATGCCTGGTTGCACCATCACGCCTGA
- a CDS encoding DUF485 domain-containing protein produces the protein MNDSTYRRIQESPRFQELVSKRDRFAWTLSAIMLGLYLAFILLIAFEPQVLGTRISPDSPMTWGIPIGIGLILSAFLLTGIYVRRANGEFDRMNLEILKEAQQ, from the coding sequence ATGAACGACAGCACCTACCGGCGGATTCAGGAGAGTCCGCGTTTCCAGGAACTGGTGTCCAAGCGAGATCGTTTCGCCTGGACACTCTCTGCCATCATGCTCGGCCTTTACCTGGCCTTCATTCTCCTGATCGCCTTCGAGCCGCAAGTGCTCGGCACGCGCATCAGCCCTGACTCTCCCATGACCTGGGGTATCCCGATCGGCATCGGCCTGATCCTGTCCGCCTTCTTGCTGACCGGGATCTACGTCCGTCGCGCCAACGGCGAGTTCGACCGCATGAACCTGGAAATCCTCAAGGAGGCTCAGCAATGA